A part of Antechinus flavipes isolate AdamAnt ecotype Samford, QLD, Australia chromosome 6, AdamAnt_v2, whole genome shotgun sequence genomic DNA contains:
- the CLRN2 gene encoding clarin-2 — MPGCFPKTWLAAAALLSLASFLMLATALAVPRWLTGRILCQTGAELVNATAPELAKFIGDISYGLFRGCKVRQCGLGGRRSRFTIFPHMVKQLNTGLHVMILIFLFMAMALALVSMGFAILNIIKVPYRAVNGPAGICLWNMLAGGVVALAIGSFVAAVKFHDLTDRIANFQEKIFRFVVVEERYEESFWICVASATAHAANLLVVAISQIPLPEIKTKVEEATVTAEDILY, encoded by the exons ATGCCGGGATGCTTCCCCAAGACGTGGCTGGCCGCGGCCGCGCTGCTGAGCCTCGCGTCCTTCCTGATGCTGGCGACCGCGCTGGCCGTGCCCCGGTGGCTGACGGGGAGGATCCTGTGCCAGACCGGAGCTGAGCTGGTCAACGCCACGGCCCCCGAGCTGGCCAAGTTCATAGGGGACATCTCGTACGGGCTCTTCCGCGGCTGCAAGGTGCGCCAGTGCGGCCTGGGGGGCCGCCGCTCCCGCTTCACCA TCTTTCCTCACATGGTGAAGCAGTTGAACACCGGCCTTCATGTCATgattttaatcttcctttttatgGCCATGGCCTTGGCCCTGGTCAGTATGGGATTTGCAATCCTCAATATAATAAAAGTCCCGTATCGTGCCGTAAACGGTCCTGCTGGGATATGTCTGTGGAATATGCTTGCAG GTGGTGTCGTGGCTTTGGCCATCGGAAGCTTCGTGGCGGCCGTGAAGTTCCACGACCTCACGGACAGAATTGCCAATTTTCAGGAAAAGATCTTTCGGTTCGTTGTCGTGGAGGAACGGTACGAAGAGTCTTTCTGGATCTGTGTGGCAAGTGCTACAGCTCACGCGGCCAATTTGCTGGTGGTGGCCATAAGTCAGATTCCCCTTCCTGAGATAAAGACCAAAGTAGAAGAAGCGACCGTGACGGCCGAGGATATCTTGTATTAA